Genomic segment of Candidatus Deferrimicrobiaceae bacterium:
GAGACGCTTCCCTATCGCAATACTCCCCCGAGGCGGTTCCACCGCACGAGTTCCGGATAGCGCCAGACCTCGTACCATCCCACGTTGGCGCTCCAATCGATGGAAAAATAGATGAACAGGGCTTTCCCGACGATCGCGTCCTCGTCGACGAATCCCCAGAACCGGGAGTCGTAGGACCGATCCCGGTTGTCTCCCATGGCGAAATATTTCCCCGGCGGGATTTCCACCCGCGGCATGTTGTCCCGGTTCCGCCCGAACCCCTCGACCGAGTTCCCGTCGGCAAACCGGGTGTAGTCCTCGCGCAGCGGCTTGCCGTTCCGGTACACCACCTTGTCCCGGATCTCCATCGTGTCGCCCGGGACGCCGATGACGCGCTTGATGAAATCCTTGCTGGGATCTTCCGGGAACACGAAGACGATGATGTCGCCGTGCCGGGGGGTCGTGTACGAGAGCACCCTGCCCCTCGTGTAGGGGATGTGATACCCGTAGAGGAATTTGTTGACGAAGATATGATCGCCGACCAGCAGGGTGTTCTCCATCGATCCCGAAGGGATCTTGAACGCCTGGATGACGAAAGTCCGCACCAGCAGGGCGATCAGCAGCGCAACGGCAAATGCCTCGACGTACTCGCGAATCTTCCCTTTTCGGCGCATCTCTTCTCCCGCACGGCCGGCGTGGTTTGCCGCCTTCCCGGTCATTCCTTGACCTTCAGGATGGAGAGAAAGGCCTCCTGGGGAATCTCCACGGTACCGACCTGCTTCATCCTCTTTTTGCCCTCTTTCTGCTTCTCCAGCAGCTTTCTTTTCCGCGTGATGTCGCCCCCGTAGCATTTCGCAATGACGTTTTTACTGATCGCCCTCACCGTTTCCCGGGCGATCACTTTCGAGCCGATGGCGGCCTGGATCACGACCTCGAACAGCTGCCGGGGGATGAGTTTTCGTAAGCGTTCGGCCACGTCCCGACCCTTGAAATACGCCTGGTCGCGGTGGACGATGAGCGAAAGGGCGTCCACCTTCTCCCCGTTGATCAGGATGTCCAGCTTCACGAGGTCCGAGCGGCGGAACTCGTGCAGGTCGTAATCCATGGAGGCGTATCCGCGCGAAGCGGTTTTCAGCTTGTCGTAGAAGTCGAGGACGATCTCGTTCAGAGGCAGCTCGTACTCGAGGATGACCCGGTTCGAGGAGAGAAATTTCATCTGCCGCTGCAGCCCCCGCCGCTCCTCGCACAGCTTGATGATCGCGCCCAGGTGCTCCGACGGCAGGTGGATGGTTGCGAGGATGATCGGTTCCTCGATGTGGTCGAGCGCGAGCGGGTCGGGAAGCCGTGCCGGGCTGTCGACTTCCGTCACGCTCCCGTCCCGGCAGATGGCCCGGTACCCGACGGTCGGGGCGGTCGTGATGAGTTCCACCCCGTACTCACGCTCCAGCCGCTCCTGCACGATTTCCATGTGGAGGAGGCCCAGGAAGCCGCATCGGAATCCGAACCCGAGGGCCACGGACGTTTCCGGCTCGGCGGTGAACGAGGAGTCGTTCAGCCGCAGTTTTTCGATCGCGGTGCGCAGCTGCCCGAAATTGTCGGAGACGACGGGATAGAGCCCCGCGAAAACCATCGGCCGGATCACCTGGAAGCCGGGCAGAGGGACCGCCGCGGGACGCTTCGCGTCGGTGATCGTGTCCCCGACTTTCGTTTCGTTGAGGTCCTTGATGTTGGCGATGACGAACCCGACCTCGCCGGGGCCCAGGGATTCCACTTCTTTGGGGTGCGGGGAGAAGACCCCGACCTTCTGGATTTCGAAGGTCCTTCCCGTGGACATCAGGGAGATCTTCTGGCCGACCGCAAGCCTGCCGTCGAATATCCTGGCCAGAATGACCACCCCCTGGTAGTTGTCGAACCAGGAATCGACGATCAGCGCCTTCGTGGGCGCGTTCTCGTCCCCGGAGGGGGGCGGAACGAGCCGCACCACGGCCTCGAGGATTTCCTCGACGCCGGTCCCCTTCTTGGCGCTGACCGCGATCATCCCCTTGGTGTCGAGCCCGATCACGTCCTCGATCTCCTGCCGGACCCGGTCGGGCTCTGCGTTGGGCAAATCGATCTTGTTCAGAACCGGAATGATTTCCAGATTCTGGGCGAGCGCCATGTACACGTTCGCGAGCGTCTGGGCCTCTACCCCCTGG
This window contains:
- the lepB gene encoding signal peptidase I — translated: MRRKGKIREYVEAFAVALLIALLVRTFVIQAFKIPSGSMENTLLVGDHIFVNKFLYGYHIPYTRGRVLSYTTPRHGDIIVFVFPEDPSKDFIKRVIGVPGDTMEIRDKVVYRNGKPLREDYTRFADGNSVEGFGRNRDNMPRVEIPPGKYFAMGDNRDRSYDSRFWGFVDEDAIVGKALFIYFSIDWSANVGWYEVWRYPELVRWNRLGGVLR
- the lepA gene encoding translation elongation factor 4; the protein is MRAEQIRNFSIIAHIDHGKSTLADRLMEITGTLTGREKVDQFLDKMEIERERGITIKAQTVRMNHRGKDGREYVFNLIDTPGHVDFSYEVSRSLCACEGAILVVDASQGVEAQTLANVYMALAQNLEIIPVLNKIDLPNAEPDRVRQEIEDVIGLDTKGMIAVSAKKGTGVEEILEAVVRLVPPPSGDENAPTKALIVDSWFDNYQGVVILARIFDGRLAVGQKISLMSTGRTFEIQKVGVFSPHPKEVESLGPGEVGFVIANIKDLNETKVGDTITDAKRPAAVPLPGFQVIRPMVFAGLYPVVSDNFGQLRTAIEKLRLNDSSFTAEPETSVALGFGFRCGFLGLLHMEIVQERLEREYGVELITTAPTVGYRAICRDGSVTEVDSPARLPDPLALDHIEEPIILATIHLPSEHLGAIIKLCEERRGLQRQMKFLSSNRVILEYELPLNEIVLDFYDKLKTASRGYASMDYDLHEFRRSDLVKLDILINGEKVDALSLIVHRDQAYFKGRDVAERLRKLIPRQLFEVVIQAAIGSKVIARETVRAISKNVIAKCYGGDITRKRKLLEKQKEGKKRMKQVGTVEIPQEAFLSILKVKE